A genomic region of Anas acuta chromosome 1, bAnaAcu1.1, whole genome shotgun sequence contains the following coding sequences:
- the MAEL gene encoding protein maelstrom homolog, giving the protein MSCSRGFPSPYYLFARDQLPKLQQCGLPVACVADAIPHCAKDWALLTEEEKMAYNERAQKWKKKKSQKTKKEMPNLDQPAPSCLTTVVHRVTSFPDASAVSWKSDQAVVADIFYFLNIYSHGKLPSHCDQRFLPCEIGCVKYSLQDGIMADFHHFIDPEVPPRGFRYHCQTASDATHKIPISGFHLSRTCYPVVLRELLEFAQPDGGGWPRFFCRADDRFRVTWCLERMASVAGVESHLELLTVEDLVIKLYQKKYQKEPSKTWVCRELDAVLWDFSSNTRCKWHEENGILFCALASCKKIAYCISKSLAGVYGVPLTATHLPLQDCDSSGNRNINRVILDAGRFQKMKAESSRYDRYAISPSQDQEHVPSSCDSPRDVKTSFYGASTTRGRGVTRLLEHTSDLYKSFNN; this is encoded by the exons ATGTCGTGCTCCAGGGGCTTCCCCAGCCCCTACTACTTGTTTGCCCGTGACCagctgcccaagctgcagcAGTGCGGGCTGCCCGTGGCATGTGTGGCCGACGCCATCCCACATTGCGCCAAGGACTGGGCG TTGctgacagaagaggaaaagatggCATATAATGAGAGGGCtcagaagtggaagaaaaagaaatcacagaagacaaaaaaggag atgccTAATCTGGATCAACCAGCACCTAGCTGTCTGACCACTGTGGTACACAGAGTTACTTCTTTTCCTGATGCCTCTGCTGTGTCGTGGAAGAGTGATCAGG CTGTGGTTGCAGACATCTTCTATTTCCTGAACATTTACAGTCATGGCAAGCTGCCATCCCACTGTGACCAGCGCTTCCTTCCTTGTGAGATTGGGTGTGTCAAGTACTCCCTGCAGGACGGCATAATGGCTGACTTCCATCACTTCATAGATCCAG aagtgCCACCACGTGGTTTTCGGTACCACTGCCAGACTGCTA GTGATGCCACTCATAAGATCCCTATATCTGGATTTCATCTTTCACGTACCTGTTACCCGGTTGTCTTACGTGAACTTCTCGAGTTTGCCCAGCCAGACGGAGGTGGTTGGCCTCGCTTTTTCTGCAGG gctgaTGACAGATTCCGAGTAACCTGGTGTCTTGAACGAATGGCTAGTGTAGCAG GCGTTGAGAGCCATCTGGAGCTTCTTACTGTGGAAGACCTGGTAATAAAACTGTACCAGAAGAAATATCAAAAAGAGCCATCCAAGACTTGGGTGTGTAGAGAGCTAGATGCTGTCTTGTGGGATTTTTCCAGTAATACCAG GTGCAAGTGGCATGAAGAAAATGGTAtacttttctgtgctttggcATCTTGTAAGAAAATTGC TTATTGCATCAGTAAATCTTTGGCTGGTGTGTATGGAGTCCCACTGACAGCCACTCACCTACCTCTTCAAGACTGCGATTCCAGTGGAAATAGAAATATCAATAGGGTAATACTGGATGCTGGACGTTTTCAG AAAATGAAGGCTGAGAGTTCTCGATATGACAGATACGCTATTTCTCCAAGTCAGGATCAAGAACACGTCCCTTCTAGTT gTGATTCTCCACGTGACGTGAAGACTTCTTTTTATGGAGCAAGTACCACCCGAGGAAGAGGGGTTACTCGATTGCTGGAACACACATCTGATCTATACAAGTCCTTCAACAATTGA